Sequence from the Candidatus Margulisiibacteriota bacterium genome:
TCTCGCGCCGCAGATCAATTACAGCGCGTTTGCTTTTTTGCTGAAACTGGGATTTAAAAATCTCGATAAATTCCGCGTCAATATGAACTGCTGGTTTAATTACGCTTACGACGACCACCATGTAATACCTCTGCAAAAGCAAGCAGCAGCCGTGCCAGTCGCTGCTTAAATAATTCCCATTTTAAATGCCGGTTGATCCGGTAATTTGTCCGGCGGCGGATGTAAGTCTTGATCTGCCGGTCATAGTCGGGATAACGCTCCAGCAAAATTTTTTTATTGCGGTCGCGGTACGGGGTTTTTAATTTTTTGCCGAGCGAGCCGCGGCCTTTGTGCCAGATGTAAGTCGTGTCGTCCATGACATGCGTCCAGCCGGCGGCTCTGGCGCGTAGCGACCAGTCATTTTCCTCGCACAAGCCGCGGTCAAAAATCTCATCGTAATAGCCCACCGTCCGCAGAGCCGCGCGCTTGATGTACAGACAAAATCCCATGGCCGTCGGGATCTCCGGATAAAGTTTTAAGGAATGTTTTTCCACGAAAGCCGCCATTTCGTCGAGCGTAAAAAAATCGGGAATTTGCCCGTGCTGGAAATAACCCGGCACGGTCGTGATCGTGCTGTTATTGGACAGGGCCGAAGCCGACGCGATATTTACCCGGCTGTAAGCGGCCGCGCGCAGTTTGCGCAGCCAGCCGGCGGTGACCAGCGTGTCGTTATTGAGGAGCACCACATCATTTTTAGAATACCGCATACCGTGGTTGACCGCGCGCAAAAAACCCTGGTTTTTTTTCTGCGCCAGTAAAATTATTTGCTTGTGTTTTCGCGCATAATTTTTTTCTAACGCGCGAGTTTTTTTATCCGTGCTTTTGTCATCGACAATAATTAAGCGGTACGGCGTATCTGTTGTCCAGCGTAAAACAGAATCCAAACAGCCGCGCGTCAGTTCGTAATTGTTGAAAACCGGCACGATGACGTCGATCATGCCGTGCAGTATATCATGTTATAA
This genomic interval carries:
- a CDS encoding glycosyltransferase, with amino-acid sequence MIDVIVPVFNNYELTRGCLDSVLRWTTDTPYRLIIVDDKSTDKKTRALEKNYARKHKQIILLAQKKNQGFLRAVNHGMRYSKNDVVLLNNDTLVTAGWLRKLRAAAYSRVNIASASALSNNSTITTVPGYFQHGQIPDFFTLDEMAAFVEKHSLKLYPEIPTAMGFCLYIKRAALRTVGYYDEIFDRGLCEENDWSLRARAAGWTHVMDDTTYIWHKGRGSLGKKLKTPYRDRNKKILLERYPDYDRQIKTYIRRRTNYRINRHLKWELFKQRLARLLLAFAEVLHGGRRKRN